ATTCGGGTGCCCTCCCGCCGGTTGCGGCAGGTTGGGCGGCAAATTTGATATTCCTGTTACTGGGGACTTATCTCATTCTGAGGACTCAGGATTAAACCGAATTTGTGAACAAATCGAGAAAAAGTCTATTCTGCAGAGAAGAACTGGCGGGATTCCTGGTATTAAACTCTTTTTGTGTCCAAGATTTTTTTGAAACAGCCCCGACCTATGGGTCGGGGCTGTTTATTTTTCAGTACCGATAGTGATCCGGCTTATAAGGTCCCTCAATCGGGATATCAATATACGCCGACTGTTCGGGGGTCAATGTTGTGAGTTTTGCACCCAATTTATCCAGATGCAGGCGCGCAACCTTCTCATCGAGTGTCTTCGGCAAGACGAAGACACCTTTTGCATAGTTTTCGTTATTGCAGTAAAGCTCGATCTGCGCCATGACCTGATTAGTGAAAGAGTTTGACATGACAAAACTGGGATGCCCCGTAGCGCACCCCAGATTGAGTAAACGACCTTCAGCCAACACGATCACCGCGTGCCCATCCGCAAAGACCCACTGATCGACCTGATTGCCGTGTTCAACGGGATTCTTGATATTGATCTTCTTGATTCCCGGCGTTTTCGCCAAACCTGCCATGTCAATCTCGTTGTCAAAGTGACCGATATTCCCAACAATAGCGTTATGTTTCATCTGCGCCATGTGACTCGCAGTGATAATATGGAAGTTACCGGTGGTGGTGACAAAGATATCGGCGCTGGCAACAACGTCCTCAAGAGTCTTGACCTCGTAGCCTTCCATCAGTGCCTGCAGGGCGCAGATCGGATCGATTTCGGTAACAATCACTCGTGCACCCTGGCCACGCAACGACTGGCAACAGCCCTTACCGACGTCCCCATAACCGCAAACCACTGCGACCTTACCCGAGATCATTACATCGGTCGCACGCATGATACCGTCAACCAGCGAGTGGCGACAGCCGTAGACGTTGTCGAACTTGCTCTTGGTTACCGCGTCGTTGACGTTCATCGCCGGGAAGGGCAGAAGGCCATCGCGTTGAAGCTGGTACAGGCGGTGGACGCCGGTCGTGGTCTCTTCGGTCACCCCCTTGATTGACGCCTGGATAGCCGTCCAGTTGTTGCGCTTTTCGGCGATCGAAGCCTTCATGCCGGTCACCAGTTCAACCCAGTCTTCAGGGTCATCGGCTTTTAATTGTGGCACCCCGTCAAGCTCCCATTTAGCACCATTTAAAACCATCATGGTTGCGTCACCGCCATCATCCAGAATCATGTTGGGGAGTTGACCACCAGGCCAGGAGAGAGCCTGCTCGGTGCACCACCAGTATTCTGCGAGGGTCTCCCCTTTCCATGCGTAAACTGGAATCCCCGTCGCCGCAATGGCGGCGGCGGCGTGATCCTGAGTTGAAAAAATATTACATGAGGCCCAACGAACTTCGGCTCCCAGCACAATCAAGGTTTCAATCAGGACCGCCGTTTGAATGGTCATATGCAACGAGCCGGTGATCCGCGCGCCTGCAAGCGGCCGGGCAGCACCAAACTCCTCACGCAGCGCCATCAAACCCGGCATTTCGACCTCAGCCATGCCTATCTCACGCCGCCCGAAAGCAGCCAGTTTCAAATCCTTAACCTTGTAGTCGGTAAATACACTCATTTTCAAAAAACTCCTGTCATCGTTTGTTCCGCCAACCACAGGCGGGAAGATTATGGTTTTTTCAGTTCTGTCAATATGACAGTGTAATCCAATTTTGCACCAACCAGAGGCTCACTCATCACAGAGTTAAAACCAGCCTTCCTCCCCCAGCCAAACAATTCTTCAGGGGTAAATCCAAGC
Above is a genomic segment from Geopsychrobacter electrodiphilus DSM 16401 containing:
- the ahcY gene encoding adenosylhomocysteinase, coding for MSVFTDYKVKDLKLAAFGRREIGMAEVEMPGLMALREEFGAARPLAGARITGSLHMTIQTAVLIETLIVLGAEVRWASCNIFSTQDHAAAAIAATGIPVYAWKGETLAEYWWCTEQALSWPGGQLPNMILDDGGDATMMVLNGAKWELDGVPQLKADDPEDWVELVTGMKASIAEKRNNWTAIQASIKGVTEETTTGVHRLYQLQRDGLLPFPAMNVNDAVTKSKFDNVYGCRHSLVDGIMRATDVMISGKVAVVCGYGDVGKGCCQSLRGQGARVIVTEIDPICALQALMEGYEVKTLEDVVASADIFVTTTGNFHIITASHMAQMKHNAIVGNIGHFDNEIDMAGLAKTPGIKKINIKNPVEHGNQVDQWVFADGHAVIVLAEGRLLNLGCATGHPSFVMSNSFTNQVMAQIELYCNNENYAKGVFVLPKTLDEKVARLHLDKLGAKLTTLTPEQSAYIDIPIEGPYKPDHYRY